From one Callithrix jacchus isolate 240 chromosome 2, calJac240_pri, whole genome shotgun sequence genomic stretch:
- the TMCO6 gene encoding transmembrane and coiled-coil domain-containing protein 6 isoform X11, with protein MWSRRQGRLRPVVCGVEELRRRRREREAVLRKARREQQLVSKRLLRDDAPEEAGEGCVSAILGETEVQQLLRQAQRGTEEKRERALVSLRRGLQHPETQQTFIQLEGSMRTLVGLLTSNQAQLQLEAARCLHELSHSEQSTVAEACLPATSYLLTYLSSHSSDFIELCLYTLGNLIVESEAVRRQLLPQGIVPALAACIQSPHVAVLEALGFALSQLLQAKEAPEKIIPSILASTLPQHMLQLLQPGPKLNPGVAVEFAWCLHYIICSQVSNSLLIVHGALSTLGLLLLDMAEAVQRTEDTGLELLACPVLRCVSNLLTEAEMETVGGQMQLRDERVVAALFILLQFFFQKQPSLLPEGLWLLNNLTANSPSFCTSLLSLDLIEPLLQLLPVSNVVSVMAVQVFLQQSGLQALEKHHEEAQLQDRVYALQQTALQG; from the exons ATGTGGAGCCGACGACAGGGCCGCCTTAGGCCAGTGGTCTGCGGGGTGGAGGAGCTAAGGCGCCGCCGGCGGGAGCGGGAGGCAG TACTGCGGAAGGCGCGGAGGGAGCAGCAGCTGGTCAGCAAGAGGCTGCTGAGAGACGACGCCCCGGAGGAAGCTGGAGAGGGATGTGTGTCTGCGATCCTCGGGGAAACCGAG GTCCAGCAGCTCCTGCGGCAAGCCCAGCGGGggacagaggaaaagagagagagggctcTGGTCAGCCTTCGTCGAGGCTTGCAGCACCCTGAAACTCAGCAAACCTTCATCCA gctggagggcagcatgCGGACCCTGGTTGGGCTCCTTACCAGCAACCAGGCCCAGCTGCAGCTCGAGGCGGCTCGGTGCCTGCATGAGCTCTCTCACTCCGAGCAGTCTACTGTTGCTGAGGCCTGCCTGCCAGCCACTTCCTACCTTCTCACCTACCTCTCCAGTCACAGCTCAGACTTCATA GAGCTGTGTCTGTATACACTGGGTAACCTGATTGTGGAGAGTGAGGCTGTGAGAAGGCAGCTCCTGCCACAAGGCATTGTTCCAGCCTTGGCTGCCTGCATCCAG TCCCCCCATGTGGCTGTGCTGGAAGCTCTCGGATTTGCCTTGTCCCAGCTTCTACAGGCTAAGGAAGCTCCAGAGAAGATCATCCC CTCCATCTTGGCCTCCACTCTCCCTCAGCACATGCTACAGTTGTTGCAACCTGGCCCAAAGCTGAACCCTGGGGTCGCTGTGGAGTTTGCCTGGTGCCTTCATTACATCATCTGCAG CCAGGTTAGCAATTCCCTGCTTATTGTCCATGGGGCTCTGTCTACTTTGGGGTTGCTGCTGTTGGATATGGCTGAGGCTGTCCAGAGAACTGAGGATACAGGACTGGAGCTG CTGGCATGCCCTGTGCTTCGATGTGTAAGCAACCTGCTAACTGAGGCAGAAATGGAGACTGTCGGAGGGCAAATGCAGCTCAGAGATGAGCGCGTTGTGGCAGCCTTATTTATCCTTCTGCAGTTCTTTTTCCAGAAACAGCCCAGTCTGCTTCCTGAGGGCCTCTGGCTCCTCAACAACCTCACTG CAAACAGTCCTAGTTTCTGTACCTCCTTGCTCTCCCTGGATCTGATTGAGCCCCTCTTGCAGCTGTTGCCAGTATCTAATGTGGTGAGCGTAATG GCTGTTCAGGTATTCCTGCAGCAGTCAGGGCTGCAGGCCCTGGAAAAGCATCATGAGGAGGCCCAGCTCCAGGATCGTGTGTATGCTCTCCAGCAGACAGCTCTTCAAGGGTGA
- the TMCO6 gene encoding transmembrane and coiled-coil domain-containing protein 6 isoform X3 — protein MWSRRQGRLRPVVCGVEELRRRRREREAVLRKARREQQLVSKRLLRDDAPEEAGEGCVSAILGETEVQQLLRQAQRGTEEKRERALVSLRRGLQHPETQQTFIQLEGSMRTLVGLLTSNQAQLQLEAARCLHELSHSEQSTVAEACLPATSYLLTYLSSHSSDFIELCLYTLGNLIVESEAVRRQLLPQGIVPALAACIQSPHVAVLEALGFALSQLLQAKEAPEKIIPSSILASTLPQHMLQLLQPGPKLNPGVAVEFAWCLHYIICSQVSNSLLIVHGALSTLGLLLLDMAEAVQRTEDTGLELLACPVLRCVSNLLTEAEMETVGGQMQLRDERVVAALFILLQFFFQKQPSLLPEGLWLLNNLTANSPSFCTSLLSLDLIEPLLQLLPVSNVVSVMVLTVLCNVAEKGPAYCQRLWPGPLLPALLQTLLFSDTEVVGQSLELLHLLFLYQPEAVQVFLQQSGLQALEKHHEEAQLQDRVYALQQTALQG, from the exons ATGTGGAGCCGACGACAGGGCCGCCTTAGGCCAGTGGTCTGCGGGGTGGAGGAGCTAAGGCGCCGCCGGCGGGAGCGGGAGGCAG TACTGCGGAAGGCGCGGAGGGAGCAGCAGCTGGTCAGCAAGAGGCTGCTGAGAGACGACGCCCCGGAGGAAGCTGGAGAGGGATGTGTGTCTGCGATCCTCGGGGAAACCGAG GTCCAGCAGCTCCTGCGGCAAGCCCAGCGGGggacagaggaaaagagagagagggctcTGGTCAGCCTTCGTCGAGGCTTGCAGCACCCTGAAACTCAGCAAACCTTCATCCA gctggagggcagcatgCGGACCCTGGTTGGGCTCCTTACCAGCAACCAGGCCCAGCTGCAGCTCGAGGCGGCTCGGTGCCTGCATGAGCTCTCTCACTCCGAGCAGTCTACTGTTGCTGAGGCCTGCCTGCCAGCCACTTCCTACCTTCTCACCTACCTCTCCAGTCACAGCTCAGACTTCATA GAGCTGTGTCTGTATACACTGGGTAACCTGATTGTGGAGAGTGAGGCTGTGAGAAGGCAGCTCCTGCCACAAGGCATTGTTCCAGCCTTGGCTGCCTGCATCCAG TCCCCCCATGTGGCTGTGCTGGAAGCTCTCGGATTTGCCTTGTCCCAGCTTCTACAGGCTAAGGAAGCTCCAGAGAAGATCATCCC CAGCTCCATCTTGGCCTCCACTCTCCCTCAGCACATGCTACAGTTGTTGCAACCTGGCCCAAAGCTGAACCCTGGGGTCGCTGTGGAGTTTGCCTGGTGCCTTCATTACATCATCTGCAG CCAGGTTAGCAATTCCCTGCTTATTGTCCATGGGGCTCTGTCTACTTTGGGGTTGCTGCTGTTGGATATGGCTGAGGCTGTCCAGAGAACTGAGGATACAGGACTGGAGCTG CTGGCATGCCCTGTGCTTCGATGTGTAAGCAACCTGCTAACTGAGGCAGAAATGGAGACTGTCGGAGGGCAAATGCAGCTCAGAGATGAGCGCGTTGTGGCAGCCTTATTTATCCTTCTGCAGTTCTTTTTCCAGAAACAGCCCAGTCTGCTTCCTGAGGGCCTCTGGCTCCTCAACAACCTCACTG CAAACAGTCCTAGTTTCTGTACCTCCTTGCTCTCCCTGGATCTGATTGAGCCCCTCTTGCAGCTGTTGCCAGTATCTAATGTGGTGAGCGTAATG GTGCTCACAGTTCTGTGCAATGTTGCAGAGAAGGGTCCTGCCTACTGCCAGAGGCTGTGGCCAGGACCCCTGCTTCCTGCCTTACTGCAGACACTATTGTTTTCTGACACTGAAGTAGTAGGCCAGAGTTTAGAGCTGCTGCATCTGCTGTTCCTGTATCAGCCAGAG GCTGTTCAGGTATTCCTGCAGCAGTCAGGGCTGCAGGCCCTGGAAAAGCATCATGAGGAGGCCCAGCTCCAGGATCGTGTGTATGCTCTCCAGCAGACAGCTCTTCAAGGGTGA
- the TMCO6 gene encoding transmembrane and coiled-coil domain-containing protein 6 isoform X7 → MWSRRQGRLRPVVCGVEELRRRRREREAVLRKARREQQLVSKRLLRDDAPEEAGEGCVSAILGETEVQQLLRQAQRGTEEKRERALVSLRRGLQHPETQQTFIQLEGSMRTLVGLLTSNQAQLQLEAARCLHELSHSEQSTVAEACLPATSYLLTYLSSHSSDFIELCLYTLGNLIVESEAVRRQLLPQGIVPALAACIQSPHVAVLEALGFALSQLLQAKEAPEKIIPSILASTLPQHMLQLLQPGPKLNPGVAVEFAWCLHYIICSQVSNSLLIVHGALSTLGLLLLDMAEAVQRTEDTGLELLACPVLRCVSNLLTEAEMETVGGQMQLRDERVVAALFILLQFFFQKQPSLLPEGLWLLNNLTANSPSFCTSLLSLDLIEPLLQLLPVSNVVLTVLCNVAEKGPAYCQRLWPGPLLPALLQTLLFSDTEVVGQSLELLHLLFLYQPEAVQVFLQQSGLQALEKHHEEAQLQDRVYALQQTALQG, encoded by the exons ATGTGGAGCCGACGACAGGGCCGCCTTAGGCCAGTGGTCTGCGGGGTGGAGGAGCTAAGGCGCCGCCGGCGGGAGCGGGAGGCAG TACTGCGGAAGGCGCGGAGGGAGCAGCAGCTGGTCAGCAAGAGGCTGCTGAGAGACGACGCCCCGGAGGAAGCTGGAGAGGGATGTGTGTCTGCGATCCTCGGGGAAACCGAG GTCCAGCAGCTCCTGCGGCAAGCCCAGCGGGggacagaggaaaagagagagagggctcTGGTCAGCCTTCGTCGAGGCTTGCAGCACCCTGAAACTCAGCAAACCTTCATCCA gctggagggcagcatgCGGACCCTGGTTGGGCTCCTTACCAGCAACCAGGCCCAGCTGCAGCTCGAGGCGGCTCGGTGCCTGCATGAGCTCTCTCACTCCGAGCAGTCTACTGTTGCTGAGGCCTGCCTGCCAGCCACTTCCTACCTTCTCACCTACCTCTCCAGTCACAGCTCAGACTTCATA GAGCTGTGTCTGTATACACTGGGTAACCTGATTGTGGAGAGTGAGGCTGTGAGAAGGCAGCTCCTGCCACAAGGCATTGTTCCAGCCTTGGCTGCCTGCATCCAG TCCCCCCATGTGGCTGTGCTGGAAGCTCTCGGATTTGCCTTGTCCCAGCTTCTACAGGCTAAGGAAGCTCCAGAGAAGATCATCCC CTCCATCTTGGCCTCCACTCTCCCTCAGCACATGCTACAGTTGTTGCAACCTGGCCCAAAGCTGAACCCTGGGGTCGCTGTGGAGTTTGCCTGGTGCCTTCATTACATCATCTGCAG CCAGGTTAGCAATTCCCTGCTTATTGTCCATGGGGCTCTGTCTACTTTGGGGTTGCTGCTGTTGGATATGGCTGAGGCTGTCCAGAGAACTGAGGATACAGGACTGGAGCTG CTGGCATGCCCTGTGCTTCGATGTGTAAGCAACCTGCTAACTGAGGCAGAAATGGAGACTGTCGGAGGGCAAATGCAGCTCAGAGATGAGCGCGTTGTGGCAGCCTTATTTATCCTTCTGCAGTTCTTTTTCCAGAAACAGCCCAGTCTGCTTCCTGAGGGCCTCTGGCTCCTCAACAACCTCACTG CAAACAGTCCTAGTTTCTGTACCTCCTTGCTCTCCCTGGATCTGATTGAGCCCCTCTTGCAGCTGTTGCCAGTATCTAATGTG GTGCTCACAGTTCTGTGCAATGTTGCAGAGAAGGGTCCTGCCTACTGCCAGAGGCTGTGGCCAGGACCCCTGCTTCCTGCCTTACTGCAGACACTATTGTTTTCTGACACTGAAGTAGTAGGCCAGAGTTTAGAGCTGCTGCATCTGCTGTTCCTGTATCAGCCAGAG GCTGTTCAGGTATTCCTGCAGCAGTCAGGGCTGCAGGCCCTGGAAAAGCATCATGAGGAGGCCCAGCTCCAGGATCGTGTGTATGCTCTCCAGCAGACAGCTCTTCAAGGGTGA
- the TMCO6 gene encoding transmembrane and coiled-coil domain-containing protein 6 isoform X10, producing the protein MWSRRQGRLRPVVCGVEELRRRRREREAVLRKARREQQLVSKRLLRDDAPEEAGEGCVSAILGETEVQQLLRQAQRGTEEKRERALVSLRRGLQHPETQQTFIQLEGSMRTLVGLLTSNQAQLQLEAARCLHELSHSEQSTVAEACLPATSYLLTYLSSHSSDFIELCLYTLGNLIVESEAVRRQLLPQGIVPALAACIQSPHVAVLEALGFALSQLLQAKEAPEKIIPSSILASTLPQHMLQLLQPGPKLNPGVAVEFAWCLHYIICSQVSNSLLIVHGALSTLGLLLLDMAEAVQRTEDTGLELLACPVLRCVSNLLTEAEMETVGGQMQLRDERVVAALFILLQFFFQKQPSLLPEGLWLLNNLTANSPSFCTSLLSLDLIEPLLQLLPVSNVVSVMAVQVFLQQSGLQALEKHHEEAQLQDRVYALQQTALQG; encoded by the exons ATGTGGAGCCGACGACAGGGCCGCCTTAGGCCAGTGGTCTGCGGGGTGGAGGAGCTAAGGCGCCGCCGGCGGGAGCGGGAGGCAG TACTGCGGAAGGCGCGGAGGGAGCAGCAGCTGGTCAGCAAGAGGCTGCTGAGAGACGACGCCCCGGAGGAAGCTGGAGAGGGATGTGTGTCTGCGATCCTCGGGGAAACCGAG GTCCAGCAGCTCCTGCGGCAAGCCCAGCGGGggacagaggaaaagagagagagggctcTGGTCAGCCTTCGTCGAGGCTTGCAGCACCCTGAAACTCAGCAAACCTTCATCCA gctggagggcagcatgCGGACCCTGGTTGGGCTCCTTACCAGCAACCAGGCCCAGCTGCAGCTCGAGGCGGCTCGGTGCCTGCATGAGCTCTCTCACTCCGAGCAGTCTACTGTTGCTGAGGCCTGCCTGCCAGCCACTTCCTACCTTCTCACCTACCTCTCCAGTCACAGCTCAGACTTCATA GAGCTGTGTCTGTATACACTGGGTAACCTGATTGTGGAGAGTGAGGCTGTGAGAAGGCAGCTCCTGCCACAAGGCATTGTTCCAGCCTTGGCTGCCTGCATCCAG TCCCCCCATGTGGCTGTGCTGGAAGCTCTCGGATTTGCCTTGTCCCAGCTTCTACAGGCTAAGGAAGCTCCAGAGAAGATCATCCC CAGCTCCATCTTGGCCTCCACTCTCCCTCAGCACATGCTACAGTTGTTGCAACCTGGCCCAAAGCTGAACCCTGGGGTCGCTGTGGAGTTTGCCTGGTGCCTTCATTACATCATCTGCAG CCAGGTTAGCAATTCCCTGCTTATTGTCCATGGGGCTCTGTCTACTTTGGGGTTGCTGCTGTTGGATATGGCTGAGGCTGTCCAGAGAACTGAGGATACAGGACTGGAGCTG CTGGCATGCCCTGTGCTTCGATGTGTAAGCAACCTGCTAACTGAGGCAGAAATGGAGACTGTCGGAGGGCAAATGCAGCTCAGAGATGAGCGCGTTGTGGCAGCCTTATTTATCCTTCTGCAGTTCTTTTTCCAGAAACAGCCCAGTCTGCTTCCTGAGGGCCTCTGGCTCCTCAACAACCTCACTG CAAACAGTCCTAGTTTCTGTACCTCCTTGCTCTCCCTGGATCTGATTGAGCCCCTCTTGCAGCTGTTGCCAGTATCTAATGTGGTGAGCGTAATG GCTGTTCAGGTATTCCTGCAGCAGTCAGGGCTGCAGGCCCTGGAAAAGCATCATGAGGAGGCCCAGCTCCAGGATCGTGTGTATGCTCTCCAGCAGACAGCTCTTCAAGGGTGA
- the TMCO6 gene encoding transmembrane and coiled-coil domain-containing protein 6 isoform X12, producing MRTLVGLLTSNQAQLQLEAARCLHELSHSEQSTVAEACLPATSYLLTYLSSHSSDFIELCLYTLGNLIVESEAVRRQLLPQGIVPALAACIQSPHVAVLEALGFALSQLLQAKEAPEKIIPSSILASTLPQHMLQLLQPGPKLNPGVAVEFAWCLHYIICSQVSNSLLIVHGALSTLGLLLLDMAEAVQRTEDTGLELLACPVLRCVSNLLTEAEMETVGGQMQLRDERVVAALFILLQFFFQKQPSLLPEGLWLLNNLTANSPSFCTSLLSLDLIEPLLQLLPVSNVVSVMVLTVLCNVAEKGPAYCQRLWPGPLLPALLQTLLFSDTEVVGQSLELLHLLFLYQPEAVQVFLQQSGLQALEKHHEEAQLQDRVYALQQTALQG from the exons atgCGGACCCTGGTTGGGCTCCTTACCAGCAACCAGGCCCAGCTGCAGCTCGAGGCGGCTCGGTGCCTGCATGAGCTCTCTCACTCCGAGCAGTCTACTGTTGCTGAGGCCTGCCTGCCAGCCACTTCCTACCTTCTCACCTACCTCTCCAGTCACAGCTCAGACTTCATA GAGCTGTGTCTGTATACACTGGGTAACCTGATTGTGGAGAGTGAGGCTGTGAGAAGGCAGCTCCTGCCACAAGGCATTGTTCCAGCCTTGGCTGCCTGCATCCAG TCCCCCCATGTGGCTGTGCTGGAAGCTCTCGGATTTGCCTTGTCCCAGCTTCTACAGGCTAAGGAAGCTCCAGAGAAGATCATCCC CAGCTCCATCTTGGCCTCCACTCTCCCTCAGCACATGCTACAGTTGTTGCAACCTGGCCCAAAGCTGAACCCTGGGGTCGCTGTGGAGTTTGCCTGGTGCCTTCATTACATCATCTGCAG CCAGGTTAGCAATTCCCTGCTTATTGTCCATGGGGCTCTGTCTACTTTGGGGTTGCTGCTGTTGGATATGGCTGAGGCTGTCCAGAGAACTGAGGATACAGGACTGGAGCTG CTGGCATGCCCTGTGCTTCGATGTGTAAGCAACCTGCTAACTGAGGCAGAAATGGAGACTGTCGGAGGGCAAATGCAGCTCAGAGATGAGCGCGTTGTGGCAGCCTTATTTATCCTTCTGCAGTTCTTTTTCCAGAAACAGCCCAGTCTGCTTCCTGAGGGCCTCTGGCTCCTCAACAACCTCACTG CAAACAGTCCTAGTTTCTGTACCTCCTTGCTCTCCCTGGATCTGATTGAGCCCCTCTTGCAGCTGTTGCCAGTATCTAATGTGGTGAGCGTAATG GTGCTCACAGTTCTGTGCAATGTTGCAGAGAAGGGTCCTGCCTACTGCCAGAGGCTGTGGCCAGGACCCCTGCTTCCTGCCTTACTGCAGACACTATTGTTTTCTGACACTGAAGTAGTAGGCCAGAGTTTAGAGCTGCTGCATCTGCTGTTCCTGTATCAGCCAGAG GCTGTTCAGGTATTCCTGCAGCAGTCAGGGCTGCAGGCCCTGGAAAAGCATCATGAGGAGGCCCAGCTCCAGGATCGTGTGTATGCTCTCCAGCAGACAGCTCTTCAAGGGTGA
- the TMCO6 gene encoding transmembrane and coiled-coil domain-containing protein 6 isoform X13, translating to MRTLVGLLTSNQAQLQLEAARCLHELSHSEQSTVAEACLPATSYLLTYLSSHSSDFIELCLYTLGNLIVESEAVRRQLLPQGIVPALAACIQSPHVAVLEALGFALSQLLQAKEAPEKIIPSILASTLPQHMLQLLQPGPKLNPGVAVEFAWCLHYIICSQVSNSLLIVHGALSTLGLLLLDMAEAVQRTEDTGLELLACPVLRCVSNLLTEAEMETVGGQMQLRDERVVAALFILLQFFFQKQPSLLPEGLWLLNNLTANSPSFCTSLLSLDLIEPLLQLLPVSNVVSVMVLTVLCNVAEKGPAYCQRLWPGPLLPALLQTLLFSDTEVVGQSLELLHLLFLYQPEAVQVFLQQSGLQALEKHHEEAQLQDRVYALQQTALQG from the exons atgCGGACCCTGGTTGGGCTCCTTACCAGCAACCAGGCCCAGCTGCAGCTCGAGGCGGCTCGGTGCCTGCATGAGCTCTCTCACTCCGAGCAGTCTACTGTTGCTGAGGCCTGCCTGCCAGCCACTTCCTACCTTCTCACCTACCTCTCCAGTCACAGCTCAGACTTCATA GAGCTGTGTCTGTATACACTGGGTAACCTGATTGTGGAGAGTGAGGCTGTGAGAAGGCAGCTCCTGCCACAAGGCATTGTTCCAGCCTTGGCTGCCTGCATCCAG TCCCCCCATGTGGCTGTGCTGGAAGCTCTCGGATTTGCCTTGTCCCAGCTTCTACAGGCTAAGGAAGCTCCAGAGAAGATCATCCC CTCCATCTTGGCCTCCACTCTCCCTCAGCACATGCTACAGTTGTTGCAACCTGGCCCAAAGCTGAACCCTGGGGTCGCTGTGGAGTTTGCCTGGTGCCTTCATTACATCATCTGCAG CCAGGTTAGCAATTCCCTGCTTATTGTCCATGGGGCTCTGTCTACTTTGGGGTTGCTGCTGTTGGATATGGCTGAGGCTGTCCAGAGAACTGAGGATACAGGACTGGAGCTG CTGGCATGCCCTGTGCTTCGATGTGTAAGCAACCTGCTAACTGAGGCAGAAATGGAGACTGTCGGAGGGCAAATGCAGCTCAGAGATGAGCGCGTTGTGGCAGCCTTATTTATCCTTCTGCAGTTCTTTTTCCAGAAACAGCCCAGTCTGCTTCCTGAGGGCCTCTGGCTCCTCAACAACCTCACTG CAAACAGTCCTAGTTTCTGTACCTCCTTGCTCTCCCTGGATCTGATTGAGCCCCTCTTGCAGCTGTTGCCAGTATCTAATGTGGTGAGCGTAATG GTGCTCACAGTTCTGTGCAATGTTGCAGAGAAGGGTCCTGCCTACTGCCAGAGGCTGTGGCCAGGACCCCTGCTTCCTGCCTTACTGCAGACACTATTGTTTTCTGACACTGAAGTAGTAGGCCAGAGTTTAGAGCTGCTGCATCTGCTGTTCCTGTATCAGCCAGAG GCTGTTCAGGTATTCCTGCAGCAGTCAGGGCTGCAGGCCCTGGAAAAGCATCATGAGGAGGCCCAGCTCCAGGATCGTGTGTATGCTCTCCAGCAGACAGCTCTTCAAGGGTGA